In Desulfomonile tiedjei DSM 6799, a genomic segment contains:
- a CDS encoding tetratricopeptide repeat protein yields the protein MIGKRTRLILLFSAFLVILAVLHFRGLDAPLYYDSVYLAENEYAFVQGPLQVLALFPQRPAAMLSFYLNYCVTGLSPEGFRIINGLLIAGTAFLVSLITLILLRISYQDKDFLREIQDSCASADRVSQNSLFSFGPGGSDRDIVVCAIVTGLFFLIHPVQVFLVLYAWQRMAILAAFFYCAAFLAYLCARIGFLRPAWAGYFLAGILFLLAVASKENAITLPGIIVLAELAFFRVTWKTAFKEASILAIGLVALLAVFSFLERPHGEILQDSGILTTVRQYYRESGISLPQIVLNQCRMVFEYIALILFPDPDRVQFISPQVISRSFFESLEGTASVAGTGILILSGVILLWKRPMVGFGILFFLVNLLPEALLVPQYLFISYRALLPMVGLLVAAADTLLWVWRSVGKLQMAKSLRAALAVGLLLGFSFTGASTWAKVDTWSNPLALWTEVVNRMPEDYTITEKHGTMQALNTLGIHLQREGRNQEAIDCHLRALQVSPGHRLTYIALGNAYAAAGHNDEAEQAYGEALAAKRDADKAHVGMGMLLLKQGRTAEARIHVTKAMALSPHNPEYRNLMATIDLQEGKYTDAMVHLRKALELKPDYAEAEFHLGKVFSRLGSPNDAAVHFSRAITMNPKHWQARNDLGILLAKSGRAREAVAHFQQALALNPEDPAIRANLKTALEQAGLPPQ from the coding sequence ATGATCGGGAAACGAACGAGACTTATTCTACTATTTTCGGCATTCCTCGTGATTCTTGCGGTTCTGCATTTCCGCGGCCTGGATGCTCCGCTGTATTATGACTCCGTTTATCTCGCAGAAAACGAGTACGCGTTCGTGCAAGGTCCTCTCCAGGTGCTTGCCCTATTTCCCCAGCGTCCAGCCGCCATGCTGAGTTTTTACCTGAATTATTGTGTGACCGGCCTAAGCCCTGAAGGTTTTCGCATTATCAATGGCCTGCTCATTGCCGGTACGGCATTTCTTGTCTCGTTGATCACTCTCATCTTGTTAAGAATCTCATATCAAGATAAGGACTTTTTGCGCGAAATCCAGGATTCCTGTGCATCGGCCGACAGAGTTTCACAGAATTCGTTATTCTCCTTCGGACCTGGTGGTTCAGATCGAGACATAGTCGTTTGTGCAATCGTAACGGGTCTTTTCTTTCTTATTCATCCGGTTCAGGTATTTCTCGTTTTGTACGCATGGCAGAGAATGGCCATACTCGCCGCATTCTTCTACTGCGCTGCTTTTCTAGCCTATTTATGTGCTCGCATCGGATTCTTGCGACCTGCGTGGGCAGGATATTTTCTAGCCGGCATCCTGTTCCTCCTGGCAGTCGCGAGTAAAGAGAATGCGATTACCCTTCCCGGAATAATCGTCCTGGCAGAATTGGCTTTTTTCAGAGTAACCTGGAAAACCGCTTTTAAAGAAGCTTCTATTCTAGCGATCGGTTTAGTTGCACTCCTGGCGGTTTTTTCTTTTCTGGAGAGGCCGCATGGGGAAATCCTCCAGGATTCCGGCATCCTGACCACGGTGCGTCAATACTATCGGGAAAGCGGCATCTCGCTTCCTCAGATCGTGCTCAACCAGTGCAGGATGGTATTTGAATATATCGCGCTGATTCTGTTCCCCGATCCGGACCGTGTTCAGTTCATCAGTCCTCAGGTGATTTCCAGATCCTTTTTCGAGTCTCTCGAAGGAACGGCAAGTGTTGCAGGTACGGGAATCCTCATTTTGTCCGGAGTGATTCTACTCTGGAAACGACCGATGGTAGGCTTCGGCATACTCTTCTTTCTCGTAAATCTGCTACCTGAAGCACTCCTTGTACCGCAGTATCTTTTCATCTCGTATCGGGCGTTGCTTCCCATGGTGGGGCTGCTCGTCGCTGCCGCGGATACGCTCCTCTGGGTGTGGAGATCGGTTGGAAAACTGCAGATGGCAAAGTCTCTCAGGGCAGCACTTGCAGTCGGTCTTCTGTTGGGATTCAGCTTCACCGGTGCATCGACCTGGGCCAAGGTAGATACCTGGAGTAATCCTCTCGCCCTATGGACTGAGGTGGTAAACAGGATGCCCGAGGATTATACAATCACCGAGAAACACGGAACAATGCAGGCTCTGAACACCCTCGGAATCCACCTGCAACGGGAGGGAAGGAATCAGGAAGCTATCGATTGTCACCTCCGTGCCCTCCAGGTATCTCCGGGTCATAGGCTCACGTATATCGCTCTGGGAAATGCTTACGCTGCAGCCGGGCATAATGACGAAGCCGAACAGGCTTATGGAGAAGCTCTCGCCGCAAAAAGGGATGCAGACAAAGCCCATGTCGGCATGGGAATGCTTTTGCTCAAACAAGGCAGAACTGCTGAAGCAAGAATTCACGTGACCAAAGCCATGGCGCTCTCACCCCATAATCCGGAATATCGCAATCTCATGGCAACAATCGATCTACAGGAGGGAAAATATACCGATGCAATGGTGCACTTGCGTAAAGCATTGGAGCTGAAACCGGATTACGCGGAAGCAGAATTTCATCTGGGTAAGGTCTTTTCTCGGCTGGGCAGCCCTAACGATGCTGCGGTCCATTTTTCGAGGGCTATAACTATGAATCCCAAACACTGGCAAGCTCGGAACGATCTTGGTATCCTCCTTGCCAAATCCGGGCGAGCCAGGGAGGCGGTGGCACATTTTCAGCAAGCGCTGGCCCTTAATCCGGAAGATCCAGCGATCAGGGCCAATCTAAAAACGGCACTGGAACAAGCGGGATTGCCGCCACAATAG
- a CDS encoding tetratricopeptide repeat protein has product MHTAIRPVHYILLALFFSVLVFLLHFRALSGPMYYDSDAILAQMEHVFAAGSVLSVIDLFPQRPIPMLTFYFNYLIGGMDPYGFRFVNCLLLGTTAALTFVTMLMLLEAVRLKDDLNLQQARLIAMILTLLFLAHPAQAFIVIYIWQRVALLAMLFFMAAFCTYLAVRLGKLENPFLGYGLTGAFFILAVFSKENALTLPTILLTAEVAFFRPDRKELTIRAISMVLIVLLLLFAMSFLQRPHGDAAVSGLSATLLKYASEGGMSFWHLFLTQCRMLFSYISLAIFPTASQVQMLTPQYVSVSVFEPWTTLPAVIGAIALVSTALLLLRKRPLTGFGLLFFILNLVPESFLVPQYVFVCYRVILPMIGLLMVAADTIMFLVSRAGSYETWVKRGLVSCAVLFIAVFSWVSVSKAGLWQEPLIFWKDVIAHFPEDAPHLEKRSRVQALNTVGFCLQRKERYAEAIEYHEKALLLPNRREASGSFLGKAYLALGRIDDAERMFRLAIQANPTFPDGYLGMAAITIKKNQLAEASRFTRSAIDIAPNNYGYQNLMGIVLLKQGKVAEAEKHFRTAIAISPQFPDAYYQLGKCLLDKDPQNAIKLITRALALDPDHSLANTEIGVILAISGRLTEAESHFRKALKRDPNNELARENLDTVLHQIAEMNGR; this is encoded by the coding sequence ATGCATACAGCTATTCGCCCTGTTCATTACATTCTCCTGGCACTCTTCTTTTCCGTTCTCGTATTCTTATTGCATTTTCGAGCTCTTAGCGGGCCGATGTACTATGATTCCGATGCAATCCTTGCCCAAATGGAACATGTATTTGCCGCCGGGAGCGTTCTCTCCGTAATAGATCTTTTTCCGCAACGTCCGATTCCCATGCTCACTTTCTATTTCAATTATCTCATCGGAGGCATGGACCCTTACGGCTTTCGTTTTGTGAACTGTCTGCTCCTTGGAACCACCGCGGCTCTGACGTTTGTCACCATGCTCATGCTTCTAGAAGCGGTACGATTAAAAGATGACCTCAATCTTCAGCAAGCTCGCTTGATCGCGATGATTCTTACTCTCCTGTTTCTCGCGCATCCTGCTCAGGCTTTTATCGTAATTTATATATGGCAAAGGGTTGCTCTTCTGGCCATGTTGTTCTTCATGGCCGCATTTTGCACGTACTTGGCCGTAAGGCTGGGAAAGCTCGAAAATCCTTTCCTGGGCTATGGATTGACAGGCGCCTTTTTCATCCTTGCTGTGTTCAGCAAAGAAAATGCGCTCACTCTGCCGACTATCCTTTTGACTGCGGAAGTCGCTTTTTTCAGACCGGACCGCAAAGAGCTGACGATTCGTGCCATTTCAATGGTTTTGATCGTCTTATTGCTTCTGTTTGCGATGTCATTTCTGCAACGGCCGCACGGAGATGCAGCGGTTTCCGGACTGAGCGCCACTCTGCTTAAATACGCGTCTGAGGGAGGCATGAGTTTTTGGCACTTGTTCTTGACTCAGTGCAGAATGCTCTTCTCTTATATCTCTCTGGCGATTTTTCCTACGGCGTCGCAGGTTCAGATGCTGACGCCTCAGTATGTTTCCGTCAGTGTGTTTGAACCGTGGACAACATTACCCGCGGTAATCGGCGCGATTGCGCTCGTTTCGACTGCTCTTTTGTTATTGAGGAAGCGCCCGTTAACAGGATTCGGTTTGCTTTTCTTCATTCTGAATCTTGTGCCCGAATCGTTTCTCGTGCCTCAGTATGTTTTCGTGTGCTACAGGGTCATTCTTCCGATGATAGGATTGCTCATGGTAGCCGCTGATACAATTATGTTTCTGGTTTCCAGGGCTGGTTCGTATGAGACATGGGTCAAACGCGGTCTGGTAAGCTGTGCGGTGTTGTTTATTGCTGTTTTCTCGTGGGTTTCCGTGTCAAAGGCAGGTCTGTGGCAGGAACCGTTGATCTTTTGGAAAGATGTCATTGCCCATTTTCCGGAGGACGCTCCCCATTTGGAGAAGCGATCCAGAGTCCAGGCGCTGAATACGGTCGGTTTTTGCCTTCAGCGCAAAGAAAGGTACGCCGAGGCAATCGAGTATCATGAAAAAGCTCTATTGCTTCCGAATCGTCGCGAAGCATCCGGTTCCTTTCTTGGCAAAGCGTACCTTGCGCTGGGACGCATCGACGATGCGGAACGCATGTTCAGGTTGGCAATACAGGCAAATCCCACGTTTCCGGATGGTTATCTCGGAATGGCTGCAATAACGATCAAGAAGAATCAGCTTGCGGAAGCATCCCGATTCACTCGTTCAGCCATCGACATTGCACCGAATAATTATGGATATCAGAATCTCATGGGAATTGTTCTCCTCAAACAGGGCAAAGTCGCTGAAGCGGAGAAACATTTTCGTACGGCAATAGCGATAAGCCCTCAATTTCCTGACGCATATTATCAACTGGGCAAATGTCTCCTGGACAAAGATCCTCAGAATGCAATAAAGCTGATCACGCGGGCTCTGGCGTTGGACCCGGATCATTCTTTGGCTAACACCGAGATAGGAGTCATTCTGGCGATTTCCGGGAGACTTACAGAAGCTGAATCTCATTTTCGGAAAGCCCTGAAACGAGACCCGAATAATGAACTCGCACGAGAGAATTTGGACACCGTCTTGCATCAAATCGCGGAAATGAACGGCCGTTAA
- a CDS encoding tetratricopeptide repeat protein, translating to MLNYPALDGPFHYDSMLLEKNQELFQSGGLRSVIKIFPQRPLTMASFYANYRFAGLIPYYFRVVNVLILGLAGVAVTLLVRLLLGTPALNTHSDSRQKDVLSILLGLLYVVHPVQSVLVIYIWQRTALLCNVFFLVALVSYVASRLNRIPAAVGYPLSLLFFLLAMVSKENAIILPAIVLLTEFALFGTGFRKLIRIGAIVGGVTVLVLAMMSILERPHGAGEEASGIMATILKYYDESGLTFSRVLVNQSRILFLYVSTIFVPTSSKLQIITPQILVNSITESAGAAAWMLAAGTLIVSGLVLLKRSPLTGLGILFFVAALLPESFLVPQYLFIVYRASLPMIGLLLVVADICLFLYKSFSRAIDAGFMRKAVSIGLIGSIVLLGVTTRLRAAEWSDPLTFWKQAVQLLPPLSENIEKEGTLHTLNLLILNMIRKGSSLEEIADYERKALSLRHRPETVNVVMGNGFYARGDVPLAEAAYKKSLQIRPDFVHAHVALGGLLSNQGRNAEALQHYERAVQLEPGNARYRHYLGVVMLKMGNYQGAAESFHKATALDPYAADSCYQLAKALLEMGKQNEAVTQFQKTIHLNPGHAAAHTDLGVLSAMSGHLQEAVTHFRSALRAKPGDPLAADNLETALRQLRDGSDSEKEGY from the coding sequence GTGTTGAATTATCCCGCGCTTGATGGACCATTCCATTATGATTCGATGCTCCTGGAAAAAAACCAGGAACTGTTTCAATCCGGCGGTCTGAGAAGTGTTATAAAGATTTTTCCTCAGCGTCCCCTTACAATGGCATCTTTTTATGCCAATTACCGATTTGCGGGACTGATCCCGTATTATTTTCGCGTGGTAAATGTACTGATCCTGGGACTGGCCGGTGTGGCAGTAACATTGCTTGTGCGATTGCTCCTGGGGACCCCTGCCCTCAATACGCACAGTGACAGCCGCCAAAAGGATGTGCTGTCAATTCTCCTGGGCCTGCTTTACGTAGTGCATCCCGTACAATCGGTGCTCGTCATCTACATCTGGCAACGCACTGCACTGTTGTGCAATGTGTTTTTTCTCGTTGCACTTGTATCGTATGTTGCTTCCAGGCTGAATCGCATACCCGCGGCCGTCGGATATCCGCTGAGCTTGCTGTTCTTTCTGCTTGCCATGGTATCCAAAGAAAACGCCATCATTCTTCCTGCGATCGTTCTTCTGACAGAGTTCGCCTTGTTCGGAACCGGATTCAGAAAGCTGATCCGCATTGGGGCAATTGTCGGAGGCGTAACAGTTCTGGTGCTCGCGATGATGTCGATCCTGGAAAGACCCCACGGGGCCGGCGAAGAAGCATCGGGCATCATGGCTACTATCCTCAAATACTATGACGAAAGCGGACTTACGTTCTCACGGGTACTGGTGAACCAAAGCCGCATTCTGTTCTTGTACGTCTCAACGATATTTGTACCCACGTCTTCCAAACTGCAGATTATCACTCCTCAGATCCTGGTGAACTCCATAACCGAATCAGCGGGAGCAGCGGCATGGATGCTTGCTGCGGGGACATTGATTGTTTCAGGATTAGTCCTGCTCAAGAGAAGCCCCCTCACGGGACTCGGAATTCTTTTTTTTGTGGCAGCGTTGCTCCCTGAATCCTTTCTCGTGCCACAGTATTTGTTCATCGTGTACAGAGCTTCCTTGCCGATGATCGGGCTCCTGCTGGTGGTGGCTGATATTTGTTTGTTCTTGTACAAATCTTTCAGCCGCGCTATTGACGCCGGGTTCATGCGCAAAGCTGTTTCAATCGGCCTGATCGGGTCAATTGTACTGCTCGGCGTAACAACCCGGCTCAGGGCTGCAGAATGGAGCGATCCGTTGACCTTTTGGAAGCAGGCAGTGCAACTGCTTCCCCCCCTTTCGGAAAACATCGAAAAAGAAGGCACTTTGCATACCCTGAACCTTCTGATCCTCAATATGATCAGAAAGGGAAGCAGCCTGGAAGAAATCGCGGATTACGAACGTAAGGCACTTTCACTAAGGCACCGGCCGGAAACGGTCAACGTGGTTATGGGGAATGGATTCTATGCCCGAGGTGATGTTCCTTTGGCGGAAGCCGCATACAAGAAATCTCTGCAAATCCGACCGGACTTTGTCCATGCACACGTGGCTCTGGGAGGACTCTTGAGTAACCAGGGACGGAATGCCGAAGCACTGCAGCATTATGAAAGAGCCGTGCAATTGGAACCCGGGAATGCGCGGTACCGACATTACCTGGGAGTCGTGATGTTGAAGATGGGAAATTACCAGGGAGCAGCAGAATCGTTTCATAAGGCAACAGCATTGGACCCGTATGCAGCGGATTCCTGCTATCAATTGGCAAAGGCGCTTCTGGAAATGGGAAAGCAGAATGAAGCTGTTACCCAATTTCAGAAGACGATACACTTGAATCCCGGACACGCTGCAGCACACACGGACCTCGGTGTGCTTTCCGCAATGTCAGGACATCTGCAGGAAGCAGTAACGCATTTCAGGAGTGCGCTCAGAGCAAAACCGGGAGATCCTCTGGCTGCTGATAATCTCGAAACCGCGTTGCGCCAATTGCGTGATGGGTCAGACAGTGAAAAGGAAGGATACTAA
- a CDS encoding tetratricopeptide repeat protein, translated as MSTPAERGTISGQMRSILPLLLAIGATLVLYVPQIPMAFVDWDLISYARVLGSTDYVQTIVTLFKDVRGEIVPGYYAPLSSISLMLDNVFTGEPSAWITVFVNLLFHCLVGILVYLLAREAGADDVTASLSALIFLLHPVQASSILWFAQRKGVMAAAFYLGSYILFLKYAKTSSSAHYAASLLLFIAALFAKPTVVVFPIALVFTLVFLHEQLDRQSIGRRVLQIAPFFLIALLTGLVTMNSEGISYGETSPDVPLLERPFVAAAAIWFYVQKAFFPTGISPLYATWEVDFFSVEWWLPLGSLVTLAVMVFLLRKRLSAALLWSAANFLIPLFPVCGLLKFGFLRLSYTADHFMYLSMVGFAHFFAFAMRMLYGRLRPSVSYVMIACIAAYLAFLAVQTNSAAHMWKDSVTLWSHNLRMNPDNWTAHNFLGHALIRAGQPQESIQHFRKTLELKQEFLVRKRQSCMDLERSGNVQALQFEKQKIAPVQAGMYIAHHNLGNGFLLSGMHKEAAEQFRIALQLKPEYVNSRVNLGIASMEMGDAGTAIALLSEALQSAPNNFEAHYNIGRAYRAAGQKENAKKHFIRAHQLRPDYPLPPDS; from the coding sequence ATGAGCACACCAGCGGAACGGGGCACAATCTCCGGTCAAATGCGAAGCATTCTGCCGCTGCTTCTGGCAATCGGTGCGACTCTCGTTCTGTACGTGCCTCAAATCCCCATGGCGTTTGTGGACTGGGATCTGATTTCGTATGCACGCGTTCTTGGAAGCACGGATTATGTTCAGACCATTGTGACATTGTTCAAAGATGTTCGCGGTGAAATAGTTCCGGGCTATTACGCTCCCTTGAGTTCCATAAGCCTCATGCTGGACAATGTCTTTACCGGCGAACCCTCTGCCTGGATCACGGTTTTCGTGAATCTGCTGTTCCACTGTCTGGTGGGAATCCTGGTATATCTCCTTGCCCGTGAAGCGGGAGCCGATGACGTGACTGCATCGCTTTCCGCGCTCATATTCTTGCTTCATCCGGTGCAGGCTTCTTCCATTCTCTGGTTTGCCCAACGTAAGGGCGTGATGGCCGCAGCGTTTTATTTGGGTTCGTACATACTATTCCTGAAATACGCGAAGACGAGCAGTTCCGCTCATTATGCGGCTTCTCTGTTGCTTTTTATTGCTGCACTGTTTGCCAAACCGACAGTTGTGGTATTCCCTATAGCATTGGTGTTCACGCTGGTATTCTTGCATGAGCAGCTCGATCGACAGTCCATTGGGCGGCGAGTCCTGCAAATCGCTCCTTTTTTCCTGATAGCTCTCCTGACAGGACTGGTTACCATGAATAGCGAGGGAATCTCGTACGGCGAGACATCTCCTGATGTTCCCTTGCTGGAGCGGCCTTTTGTCGCGGCTGCTGCAATCTGGTTCTACGTTCAGAAAGCTTTCTTCCCGACCGGGATTTCGCCTCTCTATGCAACCTGGGAGGTAGATTTTTTCAGCGTGGAATGGTGGCTTCCGTTGGGTTCTCTCGTGACACTCGCGGTTATGGTGTTCCTGCTTCGCAAGAGATTGTCCGCAGCCCTTCTCTGGAGTGCCGCGAATTTTTTGATCCCTCTTTTTCCAGTCTGCGGTCTGTTGAAATTCGGTTTTCTCAGGCTGTCGTATACTGCCGATCATTTCATGTACTTGTCCATGGTCGGCTTTGCTCATTTTTTTGCCTTCGCCATGCGAATGCTGTATGGACGACTCCGTCCCTCGGTTTCCTATGTGATGATTGCCTGTATTGCGGCTTATCTGGCATTCCTTGCTGTGCAGACCAATTCCGCTGCTCACATGTGGAAAGATTCGGTAACTCTCTGGAGCCACAACCTGCGGATGAATCCAGACAATTGGACTGCACATAATTTTCTCGGCCATGCGTTGATCCGCGCAGGACAACCGCAGGAATCGATTCAGCATTTCAGAAAGACCCTGGAGCTGAAGCAAGAATTCCTTGTACGAAAACGTCAATCCTGCATGGATTTGGAGAGATCCGGCAATGTGCAGGCACTTCAATTTGAGAAGCAGAAGATTGCCCCAGTTCAGGCGGGAATGTACATAGCTCACCACAACCTCGGAAATGGGTTCTTGTTGTCCGGGATGCACAAAGAAGCAGCCGAACAGTTTCGCATTGCATTGCAGCTCAAGCCTGAATATGTGAATTCCCGCGTGAATCTCGGAATAGCATCTATGGAAATGGGAGATGCGGGTACGGCAATAGCACTGTTATCGGAAGCTTTGCAGTCAGCTCCCAACAATTTTGAAGCTCACTACAATATCGGCCGTGCTTATCGGGCAGCAGGCCAAAAGGAGAATGCAAAGAAACACTTTATCCGTGCGCACCAATTGCGGCCGGATTATCCGTTGCCTCCCGACAGTTAA
- a CDS encoding class IV adenylate cyclase: MARNIEIKAHIESVEALAPKAAAIADKGPIEIVQDDTFFRCNSGRLKLRVFSNKEGELIFYRRPDQPGPKESFFLRSPTSTPDTLRDSLSLAYGQAGRVRKHRTLYLVGRTRIHLDRVEGLGHFLELEVLLEEGELAEAGIREAHELMAKLGIAPEQLIEGAYVDLLAQRGSKT; encoded by the coding sequence ATGGCGAGAAACATCGAAATCAAAGCCCATATCGAAAGCGTGGAGGCTCTTGCGCCCAAAGCCGCGGCCATCGCAGATAAAGGACCAATCGAAATTGTCCAGGACGATACATTTTTCAGGTGTAACTCGGGACGGCTGAAATTACGCGTCTTTTCCAATAAAGAAGGCGAACTCATCTTCTACCGTCGACCAGACCAGCCGGGTCCGAAGGAATCGTTTTTTCTTCGCTCGCCAACGTCTACACCCGACACGTTGCGAGATTCCCTGTCTCTGGCATATGGACAGGCAGGTCGCGTTCGGAAGCACCGCACGCTGTATCTTGTCGGAAGAACACGGATTCATCTCGACAGAGTCGAAGGCCTTGGGCATTTCCTCGAACTGGAGGTCCTCCTGGAAGAGGGCGAGCTCGCCGAAGCCGGCATCCGGGAAGCTCATGAGCTTATGGCAAAGCTTGGGATTGCGCCAGAGCAGCTCATCGAAGGCGCTTATGTGGATCTTCTTGCTCAACGAGGCTCCAAGACTTGA
- a CDS encoding thioredoxin family protein: protein MKIEVLGRGCVKCNLLYQMVLETLTKLGRDAEVIKIDDIKKLPDYGVWLTPGLVVDGEVKMSGRIPKQEELEDWLS, encoded by the coding sequence ATGAAAATCGAAGTATTGGGCCGAGGATGCGTTAAGTGCAACTTACTCTACCAGATGGTCTTGGAAACTTTAACGAAATTGGGTCGAGATGCTGAAGTCATCAAAATAGATGATATCAAAAAATTGCCTGATTATGGCGTCTGGCTTACCCCAGGGCTCGTTGTAGATGGTGAGGTCAAGATGTCGGGGAGGATTCCCAAACAGGAAGAACTCGAAGATTGGCTTTCCTGA
- a CDS encoding type II toxin-antitoxin system VapC family toxin: MILVDANILLYAEDSLHPRHEQARSWWDTQLSGTETVCLCWTVLCAFIRIGTNSRVFETPLSLEQALARVQSWLDQPCTRIIRPTERHWTILQQMLVEGQAVANLVTDAHLAALAIEHGCELASTDSDFARFTKLKWKNPLI; the protein is encoded by the coding sequence TTGATTCTCGTCGATGCCAACATTCTTCTGTATGCGGAAGACTCTCTTCACCCTCGTCACGAGCAAGCCCGCTCATGGTGGGATACCCAGCTATCCGGCACTGAAACTGTATGTCTATGCTGGACGGTTCTCTGCGCATTTATTCGGATAGGAACCAATTCGAGGGTTTTTGAAACACCTCTTTCTCTCGAACAAGCACTTGCTCGTGTCCAGAGTTGGCTGGACCAGCCATGTACACGCATCATTCGTCCAACTGAACGTCACTGGACTATTCTTCAGCAAATGCTAGTGGAAGGTCAGGCCGTTGCCAATTTGGTTACAGATGCACATTTAGCTGCTCTTGCCATCGAACATGGCTGCGAGTTGGCCTCCACCGATTCTGATTTTGCACGTTTCACCAAGCTGAAGTGGAAGAATCCTCTCATCTGA
- a CDS encoding nucleotidyltransferase family protein: MTRDEILNILEKNRDAIRGFGVRRLGIFGSYARDEQTETSDMDFLVEFEIASFDNYFDLKFFLEGLFERPVDLVISDSIKPRIRSTILEETVYAAGL; encoded by the coding sequence ATGACTCGCGATGAAATCTTAAACATACTGGAAAAAAACCGGGACGCCATCCGTGGCTTTGGCGTTCGCCGCCTGGGAATTTTCGGCTCGTACGCCCGCGATGAACAGACGGAAACCAGCGACATGGATTTTCTCGTTGAGTTTGAGATAGCCAGTTTCGATAACTACTTCGACCTGAAATTCTTCCTGGAAGGCCTTTTTGAACGTCCGGTCGATCTTGTCATATCGGATAGCATCAAGCCCCGAATTAGATCCACAATTCTCGAAGAGACCGTCTATGCAGCGGGATTATAG
- a CDS encoding SIR2 family protein has product MLKRVSFLFGSGISLPAKMPSVDDITQSVLSGSGIMRHTNGRYYVDQSCCGIMAEYVERVVKFLTRLSVEIERYYNSKPYYNDTPPVNYEDLYYLALQILDSEMGEYDNPIVQPFVDKILPDISPLLGIDECETKWEFYKIAEEATNFISDTVCGLLESTKPTNLDYLNCVRDASCDLKTSFLEIFTLNHDTILESYLEKQNIEYTAGFEPPENGYHYWSPKAFSDSSHKVRLFKLHGSVNWFRYKPTAATGINDPVGIADDGRHWLIKSPSGELRRRYARNRGRPVLLVGTFNKMLEYTNRIFADLFFEFRRALSQTDLLIVSGYGFGDQGINAQVVEWMNSSKKKKIIVIHQDPDGLKWRSRGNVLTRWDDWVRDRQLATIEKWIEDTSWEDIQSRMAELRQYCARRTSRQRDSR; this is encoded by the coding sequence ATGCTTAAACGGGTATCGTTTCTTTTTGGTTCTGGCATTTCGCTTCCCGCTAAAATGCCCTCGGTGGATGATATAACGCAAAGCGTTCTCTCAGGATCAGGCATAATGCGGCATACGAACGGAAGATACTACGTTGATCAATCTTGTTGTGGCATTATGGCCGAATATGTCGAAAGAGTTGTGAAATTCCTGACGAGGTTATCCGTTGAGATCGAACGCTATTATAATTCTAAGCCGTATTACAACGATACTCCCCCCGTAAATTATGAAGACCTATACTATTTAGCTCTCCAGATACTTGATAGTGAAATGGGAGAATATGACAATCCGATTGTTCAGCCGTTTGTCGACAAAATTCTTCCAGATATCTCCCCGCTCTTGGGCATAGATGAATGCGAAACGAAATGGGAATTTTATAAAATTGCGGAAGAAGCTACCAATTTCATTAGTGATACCGTCTGTGGCCTTCTCGAGAGTACCAAACCGACCAACTTGGATTATCTGAATTGCGTCCGCGACGCAAGCTGTGATCTGAAAACATCATTTCTTGAAATATTTACCTTAAATCATGATACCATTCTTGAATCCTATCTTGAAAAACAGAATATCGAATATACCGCCGGATTCGAACCACCAGAAAATGGTTACCATTATTGGTCACCAAAGGCGTTTTCTGATTCTTCACATAAAGTGCGGCTGTTTAAGCTTCATGGATCTGTGAACTGGTTCCGATATAAACCTACCGCAGCTACGGGAATCAACGATCCTGTAGGTATTGCCGATGATGGGCGTCATTGGCTCATCAAATCTCCAAGTGGCGAATTGCGGCGGCGTTATGCTCGTAACCGTGGTCGCCCTGTACTGCTGGTTGGAACCTTCAACAAAATGCTGGAATATACGAACAGAATTTTCGCTGACCTTTTCTTTGAATTTCGTCGTGCTTTGAGTCAAACAGATCTTCTGATCGTTTCCGGGTACGGTTTTGGAGATCAAGGCATAAATGCGCAGGTAGTTGAGTGGATGAATTCCTCCAAGAAAAAGAAGATCATAGTAATACATCAAGATCCCGATGGCTTGAAATGGCGCTCACGGGGCAACGTTTTGACCAGATGGGATGATTGGGTCAGAGATCGGCAACTTGCGACCATTGAGAAATGGATTGAAGATACTTCTTGGGAAGACATTCAGAGCAGGATGGCTGAATTAAGACAGTATTGTGCGAGGCGAACGTCTCGGCAAAGAGACTCTCGCTGA